From a region of the Streptomyces sp. NBC_01454 genome:
- a CDS encoding anti-sigma regulatory factor, whose amino-acid sequence MSQIAGEPGTQDFVEVRLPAAGAYLSVLRTATAGLAARLDFTLDEIEDLRIAVDEACAILLQQAVPGSVLSCVFRLIDDALQVTVSAPTTDGRAPERDTFAWTVLSALAGKVDSTVAEDQTVTISLYKERGAGPGPS is encoded by the coding sequence GTGTCCCAGATCGCAGGCGAGCCCGGGACTCAGGACTTCGTGGAAGTCCGTCTGCCCGCTGCGGGTGCCTACCTGTCCGTGCTGCGTACGGCCACGGCCGGCCTCGCAGCCCGCTTGGACTTCACCCTCGACGAAATCGAGGATCTGCGCATCGCGGTCGACGAGGCCTGCGCGATCCTTCTGCAACAGGCCGTCCCCGGCAGTGTGCTGAGCTGCGTCTTCCGTCTGATTGACGACGCGCTGCAGGTCACGGTGTCGGCCCCGACGACCGACGGCCGCGCCCCCGAGCGCGACACCTTCGCCTGGACGGTGCTCTCCGCGCTGGCCGGCAAGGTCGATTCCACCGTCGCCGAGGACCAGACGGTCACCATCAGTCTGTACAAGGAGCGCGGCGCCGGTCCCGGACCGTCATGA
- a CDS encoding RNA polymerase sigma factor SigF: MAAGATIPGQQARPHPVGVAHHGGRLNAAEQAERADHMEQSEQPGQQEHQHNAPAPEHQLQDHQRSQAPHDRSGARAMFYELRGLPDGSPERAELRNALVRMHLPLVEHLARRFRNRGEPLDDLTQVATIGLIKSVDRFDPDRGVEFSTYATPTVVGEIKRHFRDKGWAVRVPRRLQELRLSLTTATAELSQRHGRAPTVHELAEHLAISEEEVLEGLESANAYSTLSLDVPDTDDESPAVADTLGAEDEALEGVEYRESLKPLLEDLPPREKKILLLRFFGNMTQSQIAQEVGISQMHVSRLLARTLAQLRDKLLVEE; encoded by the coding sequence ATGGCGGCCGGTGCCACCATCCCCGGGCAGCAGGCCCGGCCGCATCCGGTGGGTGTGGCCCACCACGGCGGCCGGTTGAATGCGGCGGAGCAGGCAGAGCGGGCGGACCACATGGAGCAGAGCGAGCAGCCGGGGCAGCAGGAGCATCAGCACAACGCTCCGGCCCCCGAACACCAGCTGCAGGATCACCAGCGTTCCCAGGCACCGCACGACCGCAGCGGCGCCCGGGCGATGTTCTACGAACTGCGCGGACTGCCCGACGGCTCCCCGGAGCGCGCGGAGCTGCGCAATGCTCTCGTGCGGATGCATCTCCCGCTCGTCGAGCATCTGGCCCGGCGGTTCCGCAACCGCGGTGAGCCGCTGGACGATCTGACCCAGGTCGCCACCATCGGTCTGATCAAGTCGGTGGACCGCTTCGACCCGGACCGCGGCGTGGAGTTCTCCACCTACGCCACCCCCACCGTCGTCGGCGAGATCAAACGGCACTTCCGTGACAAGGGCTGGGCGGTCCGCGTCCCGCGCCGCCTCCAGGAGCTGCGGCTGTCGCTGACCACCGCGACCGCCGAGCTGTCCCAGCGGCACGGCCGGGCCCCCACCGTCCATGAGCTGGCCGAACATCTGGCGATCTCCGAGGAGGAGGTCCTGGAGGGCCTGGAGTCCGCCAACGCGTACAGCACGCTCTCCCTGGACGTGCCGGACACGGACGACGAGTCCCCCGCGGTCGCCGACACCCTCGGCGCCGAGGACGAGGCGCTGGAGGGGGTCGAGTACCGCGAATCCCTCAAGCCGCTGCTGGAGGACCTCCCGCCGCGGGAGAAGAAGATCCTGCTGCTGCGGTTCTTCGGCAACATGACCCAGTCGCAGATCGCCCAGGAGGTCGGCATCTCCCAGATGCACGTCTCCCGGCTCCTGGCCCGCACCCTCGCCCAGCTGCGCGACAAGCTGCTCGTCGAGGAGTAG
- a CDS encoding diacylglycerol/lipid kinase family protein yields the protein MRALLVVNPAATTTSARTRDVLTHALASDLKLEVAQTQYRGHARDLARQATEGGQIDLVVALGGDGTVNEVVNGLLASGPDPDSHPRLAVVPGGSTNVFARALGLPNDVVEATGALLDALRDGSERTIGLGLAAGTPGTEDEGVPERWFTFCAGFGFDAGVVGRVEQQRERGKRSTHALYVRQVVRQFLGEANRRRGVITLERPGGTEDAAELVENLALAIICNTAPWSYLGNRPIYPSPDASFDTALDVFALSKLSPAAVARYATQLLTSTPERGPHGRHALSHHDLTNFTLHSQVPLPFQMDGDHLGLRTSVTFTGVRRALRVIV from the coding sequence ATGCGCGCACTCCTCGTGGTCAATCCCGCTGCAACCACCACCAGTGCCCGCACCCGTGACGTGCTCACCCACGCGCTCGCCAGCGACCTCAAACTGGAGGTCGCCCAGACGCAGTACCGCGGACACGCACGTGATCTCGCCCGGCAGGCCACCGAGGGCGGGCAGATCGATCTGGTCGTGGCGCTCGGCGGCGACGGCACGGTCAACGAGGTCGTCAACGGTCTGCTGGCGAGCGGCCCCGATCCGGACTCCCACCCCCGGCTGGCCGTCGTCCCCGGCGGCTCCACCAATGTCTTCGCCCGCGCGCTGGGGTTGCCCAATGACGTGGTGGAGGCGACCGGCGCACTGCTGGACGCCCTGCGCGACGGCAGTGAGCGCACGATCGGTCTGGGCCTCGCCGCCGGCACACCCGGCACCGAGGACGAGGGCGTACCGGAACGCTGGTTCACCTTCTGTGCGGGCTTCGGTTTCGACGCCGGTGTCGTCGGCCGGGTCGAGCAGCAGCGCGAACGCGGCAAGCGTTCGACCCACGCCCTGTACGTGCGACAGGTCGTACGGCAGTTCCTGGGCGAGGCGAACCGCCGGCGGGGCGTCATCACCCTCGAACGCCCGGGCGGTACCGAGGACGCCGCGGAGCTCGTCGAGAACCTCGCGCTGGCCATAATCTGCAACACCGCTCCGTGGTCCTACCTGGGCAATCGGCCGATCTACCCGTCCCCGGACGCCTCGTTCGACACGGCCCTGGATGTGTTCGCACTGAGCAAGCTCTCCCCGGCCGCCGTGGCCCGTTACGCCACCCAGCTACTGACGTCAACACCCGAGCGCGGGCCCCACGGCAGGCACGCACTCTCACATCACGACCTCACGAACTTCACCTTGCATTCGCAGGTTCCACTGCCCTTCCAGATGGACGGTGACCACCTGGGACTGCGCACGAGTGTGACGTTCACAGGCGTTCGCCGTGCACTGCGTGTGATTGTGTGA
- a CDS encoding WhiB family transcriptional regulator gives MDWRHRAVCREEDPELFFPIGNTGPALLQIEEAKAVCRRCPVMEQCLQWALESGQDSGVWGGLSEDERRAMKRRAARNRARNASA, from the coding sequence ATGGACTGGCGTCACCGCGCCGTTTGCCGCGAGGAAGACCCCGAGCTCTTCTTCCCCATCGGCAACACCGGTCCTGCGCTCCTGCAGATCGAGGAAGCCAAGGCCGTCTGCCGCCGCTGCCCCGTCATGGAGCAGTGCCTGCAGTGGGCGCTCGAGTCCGGCCAGGACTCCGGCGTCTGGGGTGGTCTGAGCGAGGACGAGCGCCGCGCGATGAAGCGCCGTGCAGCTCGCAACCGGGCGCGCAACGCCAGCGCCTGA